The genomic window CTATCGGGGAGTTTCTATAATTACAtattcagccaaatcccactgGTGGTCCTTACAGCGGTCCATAGGAAAtcacttatttataatattaagaaataatgtttagtGCCCAAAAGTTAAGGTCGTATATGGAGTATGCTAGTTTTTTTGTGTTGCTATTGAAATATCTAAGCCCATATGTTTTAGTGtcagtttgtgttttttatttattgtacgttttttCTCGTTTTCCCATCATGGGTCTAGCCAAATCCCTACATGAAGTTAACAATActtcaaacatttaaacttataatgGTCTTACATAGAAAATGAAGTTTTCTTCTTTAACCATTGCAAATTCTTACACCTCGGGTTGACACAATGCGGCAGACAGGAAAATTGAAATGGTTTTCCAATTCTCCTCAATCTTTGGTTGGCTTTGCTATCACTCAGCCCAAAACAAACATTGTGGCTGACTTGGTGGTTGGTGTTGAAAATTATTATCTGTCGGCCATCATTTAAAATAGCATTTCAATTTATTACCTCTTTGTTAATATAAAGCATACAATATTATCAGCTTGTGGGTCCAATAAGCCGGCACGGTCCAGTTTAATCttggattcagaaaaaaacacacacaccacacaccaaaaaaaaaaaattcatccaGAATCATATACCGCCCACTCTGCAAACGTTTTCTTCCCGTAGGGTGAATTATGCAAAATGTTCCGCCGGTattcactcagtggagaaagtgGGCGAGTGGGTTTAGTAGGTTGATGGTCCTTGACAGCCGCGCCGTAACGTGGAGTGTATGGGTAACCTACGAATTAAGTATtatacttcttcttctttaaggtttgGCTGTTGACCGGTGAGGGGGGAAATGGGCGGCCACCCTTTGTTGTAGGACAGGTGACAGGCAGGGCTCCATCCAACCAAGGAAAACAGTACCCCTGCTCTACAGgcaaagtaccaatcaggctccctactaccatacactaaagctattgtTTGTAAACCAGGAgcctttggactacacagatagttgtattgaaatatttctgaATACAATGTTAAAGATAGACCCCTAATGCCTATGCGATGTTAATCTCAACCATCAGGTTATCTTAGGACTAGGCTGAACAAAAGAAACCAATAAACACTGAAATTTTTGCAATCAAACTAATTATTGTGTAGAAATTGTATAACATTATCACGAGTAATCTAGCCTCACAGTAAGTAAATgattttagacaaaataattaacaacaaatatgtcgaagatacaatgttaccaattaatagagaaaattacaaatatggctaaataaactctatttatggtagggagcgttCCACTTCTTCAAAACAACatgcaatatacaataaatggcctagacatataaataatagacgacacaagtaaatacacTAAAGATACATTATAATGCACTAAGATGTGCaattaacgtctggagggtagcgatgaatcaaattttaataagggCTACTTCCACAATAAAAAGGCTGCTGGGCCATACTTAGACATCAGTCCGCCTCCGattcactaatccataagagcactctgtgaaataatccaagtctgtactcaccaactgggagtcacaacacaaaaggcctactacgtccggtccagaccgtggcgtagaagagcgcggcgcggcgcgaatttattagcaattttaagTAAGCAACATCTATTCTCAGTAGCAATCGAAatggacatttaaatacaaatgaaaaaacaacaatgaaacatttaatataaaacacattaggTTTTCGTTAGATTGAAGCAACGAAAAATATTATGCCAAAATttatattcagctgattaagcaacaatactcctCTAGGTAATTGATAAGGAatctacctgtatttatgcaatttctggccATAAAATCGTTGAGAATTGTAaactgttcatatcaaaggcaCTAAACACTGTCgcaaataatatacataaataaataattaaagtaccctacatgtacacagtatgattttaACAGAATTAAGCAGTATAATATCaaaaaaaagtgtatttataaattcaatgtgataccaaagactaattattaatagctttgaggtaataatttactttgaattttattacaaataaacattgatacattaagaagaaacgttgaaactattgtatcatactaacatgaaactgtgacacattaaATTAGGACTGTAAAcggtcttttacaaaatataatgtcaatcatggttgtattttatgcgacttgtaggtatttacataattaaaaacttactttactataaaagagattaattttcttcgattaaaacatttaagacataaaaaaacatttatcagttcacccgctacactgcgccattagtaacacatatattttcttaaatgaggCTTTAAGGAAAACTCAAattaacctttcaaaattaagaaaatttatccAGAAGTGTTCCTAAACAAGATAACATAGGTTGGAAGAAGGCAGCAAGCGCTCTCACTAGACTGTAACGTGAAAAATAGCAAACCATAGTTGTTAAACAATAGACTTTCTCTGTTGAAGATGGATCTTGCACTGgctacttgttaacttatttacactcAAACACATGaaccaatattaaaaacttttatttttggcATTTCCATagcaaggcctcacaaaaaaaatattaaatatttgttcgtgtgtttgaatgtaaataagttaagaCTTTGTCTATTTAATAACTGGCcgtatcattaaatatttttacttgaatctAAGTGAAATGTACAATTCCTCTGCCTGCACGTGAGTTACCTTCCTAAAAAAAGGATTAGACTTAAGTTTTTGACGCCATAACATCCGAacgtaaaaactcaataataggCCTATGTTTGATTCTTATAAACGACAAAGTACATTTGCACTCCAAAAATTATCCCTAATCATACTACTACCGatttaccataaatatataaatatcagaacTGTATTATAATCCATTTGAATAAAGGTTGGAACATCtgtgcaaatttttataaaattgtattaattagaaaatcacaaatattagtAGAAATAGTTTTCGGgagaaatttaaaagtatactgtATCGAaactaattaaatgaaatatgacGTAATACATGTGTAGGTATTGTAGATATGGTGATTTCGTAAATACTCATATCAAAGGTGTCTGCGGGATTCATTTTGAAATAGacatattataaacatgtttattaaaattctttgtaacaaataaaaatgttatatccaTAGGAAACCACAACAATTTtaggttattaatattttctatcgttcagtttataattttaaaattgttctatttcgaCTACGGTCCGTTGAAACTACAACCAGGATAAACTATAGCTAGGACCAGAACCAAAACGTACAGATGAgtcaattttactatttatgtagaAATCCCAACTTTTGCTTGTAGGATCTATCAGTTAACAAATCAGTTTATATATCATAGTTACAGTTACAAGTAAACCCGCAATAGTTATTGTAGTGGACAACAACTACAACTAAGTAAACGACATTtaattacgtatttattattacgtttattgTATCTGTAGCTGTTATGGTATTCTTAAAACTAAGGAAGTTTCTAACATGTTATGTCCTGTTCGAAATATAGAAATTTATGAATCTATTAGTTTTTATGTCCAGTgcctaaaaagtaatatatagacaatgttacattaaatttaagacCTCTCTCCTAATTTAAAACAcccttaaatattttaccatataaaacAGCCATATATCCGAGAGTCAAGAGTGGCTGAATattctaaattgaaaatatatcaaCGTTTTCTTAATAGAGGGTATAAAAGTAGTGAAAGCCTTTACGTCTTGTGCGGATATGAAAAAGTCTCATCAACCCCAGACTCTAGTGTAGAACAGCTCCCTTACatttaaacttctctaatatggTTATATACTATATAGCAAATATACTATAAAAGCAATGACATGACATGTCAAGTATTGTgcctgaatattattataatttatcacgtTGAAATTACTGTAAGACAAGTAACTAAACACGTTTttctctatagtatgtatgttTTCGTTTATTCTGCTAACAAACATCGATTTAATGTTCATAGTAATTATGACGTAAAACAAGCAAGTGAAAGATAAAAACCTTGAACAGGAAACACATGACACACAACACTGTAGATAATTAATATCTTTTagatatccatagaaacaacaaataacatgtattaacaagatttttataaattcaatagtgTAGTTAGACCACGCAGCAGGTGGAAAATCTACACTGGGATTCATGCAGTACGATGGCAAAGACAAGGattgagacaaggacttatagatgagttactttaattatttagaattcaaaGTTTTTGTCTAACTATTCTTCTTACCCTAAAGTAGTTTTAATCCTAGATTTAGcgattaataattacagaaaaacacattgaaGCATATcctatgtaataatgtaattattaaacaggattttaatctttagggaaattaaaaattattttatttgtatttgttagtaAAGTTTATCATAATcaacaaaaataactttcttatgTTTTTGTGGAAAAACAGAAAGAACCCctgatgtattgatttaaatccttAAGTACTTAAGTGTACAAAAAACATCAATTTACAATCACCTTCAAAATcaactataaatgttttaaggtcCTTTCACACATATTAGGTAAatagtggaaaatattatttagagaattaATTGGATAAATATGCCTGAGAGGACATCTGACAGGCATTTTATAGtggtgtaatattaaaaataattttgatattagtGAATTCTAGTTGACTtacgattaaaattaataacttaattacatttacttgtttacactgaaaaaagtaaataaggatattgtattaatttaaggAGAAATACGgttcataatttttaacttatataattatttgctgAAATTACTACCAGAGctccttttaaatttacaagactaTTAAAAGTAACACAGtcatataaataacttattaggATCCATTTTTGCCTTTATtacattttcacaattttaataataatattaccctattgcATGCCTAATTATAATGATCGTTTGtagagaatatttgtaaacattctttaaataattataaagtaatgctgttttatgtatatttttatgtttttgactgcatagtatatttgtttttaaaactcataattgtggttcattattttcCCCGAACAtcaatgtgtatttttaatgaatatgttTACAGCGCCCAAATATTTTAAGATCCAaccataaatatttgataaaaaagtattgattactTAAAGAGTTTTTACATAATATGTCTAAGAGATCATCTTTcagacattttatttaatttaatccttaaagtactctaagtgtacagaaagaatcaatttacaatcaccttcaatatcatctgtaaatgttttaaggtcctttcatacatatttgataaaaaaatttaaagattacttagagaattattAGCGAATGTAAgtttaattatgattaaaaatcataacttaattatttatgactGCTTGCCCTTAAAAATTTCATAACGATACTGTAAATCTATTTGAGGAAAaatatagtctattattgttGATTTAGTAAAAGCCTTACTGGAACCACCACCAGAGGTCAAAATTAAACCTTCATAGACATTCCGAATGACAATCAATTGCTAAACTTCTAGAccgaaacgttaagagcctctttgagccaaaaaaataaacataaaaataaaacaattttaagttgaacagttatCAATTCTGTACCGTGCTCTCTTGttgtctttaataaaaaatataatccttTTATTAACCTGCAaactttttagttatatatttcacattacagaactatttcaatgttattttgcTGTGGGTTAACTGCTGCGCTAAAATCTAACATGGGTGTAAACTACAAACTTTTGCATATAAGAAGaatcaatcaaaagaaaaaaaaagacaCTTTGAAAAGAAGAAAAGTAAACTCCTATATATAAGGTCCTTTCTTCCCTCGATCCTGGTCCTGTTCCACCAGCGTACTCACGGGTTGTACGATTTTCCCACTCGTCCTGCCGCGTTTAAACCgatttaacaacatttaaacGGATAACAATTAGAAAGAGCGATTGCTCTTATCAAGGTCTTGGCTATCGCAACCTGTTTCCTGGTCCGTGCTTTCTTCCCTAACCTAACGTGGCGTGAGTTTTAACTGAATTTTGGTAAATAACAGATTTGAAATTATATCCAAAATCTTGATAATAACATGTTCATTTCTTGTTTctaatggatataaaataatatcaaatcatGTTTCATTGTCTTGTATGTTTCAATTTAAGTCCGTTtcttttttagttagtttttttttttaccccttCAATTGCTTGTTTACGTAATAACACTATTAAACAGTAAATAGATTTTTCGTTTAACAGGTTACCCAGTCCCACGCCCCCCCTCCCCCCTAACCCCCCGCCATCCACCCCGCATCaccacccaccccccccaccGTCCACCCACCGCGCACCAGTCACCCCCCTACCCCCGCTCACCCCCCCCCTACCCACCTCCGACCGCCCACCCACCACCTACCGCCCCCCACCGCCACCCCCCCtaccaccccaccccccccccacaccccaccCACCACCGACCCGCCCCCACCcgcccccccacccccaccccgaGACACAACCCATTACATACTAAATATAAGtaagataaaacaatgtttttgttacttCGTCTTACATTCATGTCAACCGtgatataaatttatcataatttaagaATCCAATGTATCCCGGCACAATTACTCGTGATATGTCGTTGATTGTTAAAATAGTTGTATCTGcaaggtaaaattaaaaactttgtaagaTCCACTTTTTCCCTTTGATGTGTCTACATAGCATTAAATAGTCCTACATAAACCAGTATATGTATGATTTACAAACTGGTAAAAGTTCCTTATGagtcaaaatacaaattttacgaTATCGAtgagttaataaaataaacaatacatttaatttataattatgggTTGCAACAAGTTTTAACGCACGATCGTCATCCTGTAATAACTCAATACCTTGTATGCCGCGGACAAAACTTAGGCTTATAAGCTAATTTTCCTATAACCAGTCTGGGCAGTGTATCAAACCTCTGTCCTAAACACTAGTAGGCGTTGTCCGTACAGCTTTTCATTAAACTTTCCATACTCATTGTATATTTGACATTGAGATTAACTACTCACGTAGttactttaactaattattatttgacGTTTTACAGGACGACTTAAACTATTAGGTTGCGGGGTCTCGGAGGTcaactcatgaaaaagtgtaactcGGTCCCTGGtaaacgttacgatgcccgtccagtagGTCCCGCCGTCAACGGGATCCGCCACGGGATAAAGGCAGATAACACCCATATGTTAGtaattcgtgaaaatgtggagtgctgaCTAGATTCGTCATTTATACAACAAACTACAAGCAACcctaaaggtaaataattgtacactgcatatttcattatcgtaaactattaTTGAATTGATTAATCTGTTAGAatttgacacaaaagttgagaaactggagtatttataaggtttttatgtcatactattgacaaattgTTGATAAAgtagtttaaagtaaattaaatataagttattaaatcaCCTCTGGCAATCAAattcgtaattcagtcgattcgAGAAGAAGACGAGCGGCGTATTTGCtagtacaaacatttaaaataaaagcaaattatagACGCTCTAACCACTGTCATAACGCAGTGCGAACCAAAAATACAAAACGAACTAAAAAACCGACCAATCACTGGCCTCAATCACACGCGCggagttaattaatttaactgtgtttagcaagaattgtcaaattccaattttagtaaaattttaaatgttattatttcaactttaaaacccatttacaataaaaaaatttataattaatttcaaaatttttgtttacaattgttttagtaaaccaaaatatatttctattagtttaaaaattttgttgcaattctttattttcaatatcGCAATAATTGTATGCAATTTAATAACACAATtccaatatcaataaaatattctactcgtgatgaaaaagacgttgtcacgtaaaatcctTATCGGCCCCGTTTAAAACCTGACTTTACAGgccaaccataatttttttttttctatagctttaaaataattattagaaaacttaacagtctttattaattgaaaaccttataaaacttaaatcaattatttgtgacatttaatgtttaaattaatttcagtgcTTAGCTTGTTGTTATAGGTGATGTCCATGGtacttcaaattaaatgttaatgtcaAAATCCTTTTCAAAGTATACGCCCTTCATTCcactaaataattgaatttttaattatataatttataagaaacaatagacataaatgtaaactttaaaaactttacctACCAATTATCTTGTAATGACAAGTAATTTTGCTATTTAGGATATGGTACCCACGACGCTCTGCGTCTTTATAATCTCACACTGTGTTCcacttttttaagtttgttatattaaaaaaaaaagaaaactggtataaaacctcGCACGAAATTTCTACATTtagaagaatgagttatatatgatggtg from Homalodisca vitripennis isolate AUS2020 unplaced genomic scaffold, UT_GWSS_2.1 ScUCBcl_5898;HRSCAF=12851, whole genome shotgun sequence includes these protein-coding regions:
- the LOC124373552 gene encoding glutelin-2-like, with the protein product YPVPRPPSPLTPRHPPRITTHPPHRPPTAHQSPPYPRSPPPYPPPTAHPPPTAPHRHPPYHPTPPPHPTHHRPAPTRPPTPTPRHNPLHTKYKLRGLGGQLMKKCNSVPGKRYDARPVGPAVNGIRHGIKADNTHMNPDVFKSSLDQSRCDCGESGSPTFSIKALCRFRLLPCVSREGQSPLVAFRIILACGRSKGPSSLVTVGFVELSWAPMPSEKPFPSLGHKILTDRGAVLKVSLVVQEVPPRYLPGSLPQYVVAV